Proteins encoded in a region of the Drosophila busckii strain San Diego stock center, stock number 13000-0081.31 chromosome 2L, ASM1175060v1, whole genome shotgun sequence genome:
- the LOC108608502 gene encoding uncharacterized protein LOC108608502: MNARPWIDELPKNNSDVSSGNESASSACSLSSSGRSNQNESDQEFIYASGNSYNLISRPNLNRFVHRIDKTATVDEQAADLAVKCAEAFVKDVVMRSVKLAKYRNSVPDVLDLKFTLKREYNMEFPNKN; encoded by the exons ATGAACGCCCGGCCTTGGATAGATGAGCTGCCCAAAAATAACAGCGACGTGTCCTCGGGCAATGAGAGTGCGTCGTCTGCATGCAGCCTAAGCTCGTCGGGTAGAAGCAATCAAAACGAATCGGATCAAGAATTCATTTATGCCTCTGGCAATTCTTATAAT CTTATAAGCCGCCCGAATCTAAATCGATTTGTGCATCGCATTGATAAGACGGCCACTGTGGATGAGCAGGCAGCGGACTTGGCAGTCAAGTGTGCCGAAGCCTTTGTCAAGGATGTCGTGATGCGCTCCGTTAAGTTGGCCAAGTACCGCAACAGTGTGCCCGATGTACTCGATTTGAAGTTCACATTGAAACGTGAATATAATATGGAGTTTccgaataaaaattaa